From Brassica oleracea var. oleracea cultivar TO1000 chromosome C3, BOL, whole genome shotgun sequence, a single genomic window includes:
- the LOC106331590 gene encoding UDP-galactose transporter 2 produces the protein MAATSKTDQKAALDIASWLFNVVTSVGIILVNKALMASYGFSFATTLTGLHFGTTTLLTTFLTWLGYIQPSQLPWPDLLKFVLFANFSIVGMNVSLMWNSVGFYQIAKLSMIPVSCLLEVVLDNVRYSRDTKLSILLVLAGVAVCTVTDVSVNLNGFLAAAIAVWSTALQQYYVHYLQRKYSLGSFNLLAHTAPVQAASLLLVGPFLDYWLTNQRVDAFNFSFISLFFLILSCSIAVGTNLSQFICIGRFTAVSFQVLGHMKTILVLVLGFTFFGKEGLNMQVVLGMLIAILGMIWYGNASSKPGGKERRSLSIPITKAQKLNVLSETSESDGKV, from the exons ATGGCTGCAACAAGCAAGACGGATCAAAAAGCGGCTTTAGACATTGCATCATGGCTCTTCAATGTGGTTACCTCCGTTGGAATCATCCTCGTTAACAAAGCCTTGATGGCTAGTTACGGCTTTAGTTTCG CTACGACGTTAACCGGTTTGCATTTCGGAACAACGACATTGTTGACAACTTTCTTGACATGGCTTGGTTATATTCAGCCTTCTCAGCTTCCCTGGCCCGATCTTCTCAAGTTCGTTTTGTTCGCTAACTTCTCTATCGTTGGGATGAACGTCAGCCTCATGTGGAACTCCGTTGGCTTCTACCAGATTGCGAAGCTGAGTATGATCCCAGTTTCTTGTCTTCTAGAAGTTGTTCTTGACAACGTCAGGTATTCGAGGGATACAAAGCTTAGCATTTTGTTGGTTCTTGCTGGTGTTGCCGTCTGCACTGTTACCGATGTCAGTGTTAACCTCAACGGGTTCCTCGCTGCCGCTATTGCTGTCTGGAGCACCGCCCTTCAGCAATAC TATGTACATTATTTACAAAGGAAATATTCGCTCGGTTCTTTCAATTTACTGGCGCATACCGCTCCAGTACAAGCTGCATCGTTGTTGTTGGTCGGGCCATTTCTAGACTACTGGTTGACTAACCAAAGAGTTGATGCATTCAACTTTTCTTTTATATCTCTG TTCTTCTTGATACTCTCGTGTAGTATCGCGGTCGGGACCAATCTGAGTCAGTTCATCTGTATAGGAAGATTCACGGCGGTGTCTTTCCAAGTACTTGGTCACATGAAGACAATCCTGGTTTTGGTTTTGGGATTCACTTTCTTCGGTAAGGAAGGTTTAAACATGCAAGTGGTGCTTGGAATGCTCATTGCGATTCTCGGTATGATCTGGTACGGTAATGCATCTTCTAAACCGGGAGGTAAAGAGCGTCGTAGCCTCTCTATCCCCATAACCAAGGCACAGAAACTCAACGTGTTATCTGAAACATCTGAGTCTGATGGAAAGGTCTAA
- the LOC106331545 gene encoding ubiquitin carboxyl-terminal hydrolase 27 isoform X2 yields MVPRRVSDTKAIVRILTQTFRASHLSVASLLGVAGFLYALKSGRFRNLNLLFSGTRQGDEDDDDDAILVPGLQNLGNNCFLNVILQALASCKDFRSYLQWVIDDASEAVSGQEDEQFPLTLALSDLLQELCTVGRRQSVSSPRQVMLALTHYVRNFNLTCQQDAAEALLHLISSLQEEIVVCYRPTKTSNLSDIMFSRNLRMVAAPSEEGLNDLKRWHKHLRGPFDGILGSTLMCRTCSSQISLEFQFFHTLPLSPLLYSGSSNIVLGCTLENCLKKFLGAEKVENYFCHRCWHVAAVKYLSAMRATETDIEKIKNCGGDDQCDCKASHHLLRMPWSNSYSFILKQLTIARFPKLLCIQVQRASLNMFGESVKLSGHIAFPLVLDLSLFSPSSIGLNIEKNDMSQYLNPEASSRNHGGMYRLVTVVEHFGMTGSGHYTVYRSVRVASQEEEDCEELRWFSISDSEVGRVSESDVLGAEASLLFYEKL; encoded by the exons ATGGTTCCCCGTAGAGTTTCCGACACAAAGGCGATTGTCCGTATCCTCACCCAAACATTTAGGGCTTCGCACTTGTCCGTCGCCTCTCTACTCGGAGTAGCTGGTTTCTTATACGCCCTGAAGTCGGGTAGATTCCGCAACCTAAATCTCTTATTCTCTGGTACAAGACAAGGCGACGAAGATGATGATGATGATGCTATTCTCGTACCGGGCCTTCAAAATCTCGGCAACAATTGCTTCCTCAACGTCATCCTTCAG GCTCTCGCGAGCTGCAAAGACTTTCGGAGTTATCTTCAATGGGTTATAGATGATGCGAGTGAAGCTGTCTCAGGACAAGAAGATGAACAGTTCCCTCTTACGCTTGCTTTGTCTGATTTATTACAAG AGCTCTGCACTGTTGGAAGAAGACAATCTGTATCTAGCCCTCGTCAAGTCATGTTGGCATTGACTCATTACGTCAGAAACTTCAATTTGACATGTCAACAG GACGCAGCAGAAGCTCTTCTTCATCTTATCTCTTCTTTGCAAGAAGAGATTGTTGTTTGTTATCGTCCTACCAAAACTAGTAATCTTTCGGATATAATGTTTTCTCGCAACTTGAGGATGGTTGCTGCGCCTAGTGAAGAAGGTCTCAATGATTTGAAGAGATGGCACAAACATTTGCGTGGACCGTTCGATGGGATTCTTGGTAGTACGTTGATGTGTCGAACTTGTTCTTCTCAG ATTTCGTTGGAGTTTCAGTTTTTCCATACGTTGCCTCTTTCTCCTCTGCTATATAGTGGTAGTTCCAACATT GTGTTGGGATGCACTTTGGAGAATTGCTTGAAGAAGTTTCTTGGCGCTGAGAAAGTTGAAAACTACTTCTGCCATAGATGCTGGCATGTTGCTGCTGTGAAATATTTATCTGCGATGCGAGCAACTGAG ACAGATATCGAAAAGATCAAGAACTGTGGTGGAGACGACCAATGTGACTGTAAAGCTTCTCATCATCTACTGAGAATGCCATGGTCAAACAGCTATTCCTTTATATTAAAGCAATTAACCATCGCCCGTTTCCCAAAG CTTCTATGCATTCAAGTGCAACGTGCTTCATTGAACATGTTTGGAGAGTCGGTCAAGCTATCG GGACATATTGCATTCCCGCTTGTCCTGGACCTCTCCTTATTTTCACCGTCTTCAATAGGATTAAACATAGAAAAGAATGATATGTCACAGTACTTAAATCCAGAAGCATCATCAAGAAACCATGGTGGCATGTATAGGCTTGTGACAGTGGTGGAACATTTTGGTATGACCGGAAGCGGACACTATACTGTTTATAGAAGTGTGAGAGTGGCATCACAAGAAGAAGAAGATTGTGAGGAATTGAGGTGGTTTAGTATATCTGATTCAGAAGTTGGCAGAGTATCGGAGAGTGATGTTCTTGGTGCTGAAGCTAGCTTGCTCTTCTATGAGAAGCTTTAA
- the LOC106332308 gene encoding uncharacterized protein LOC106332308: MRMARKKTESSTESSKEIKARGKFTRANKCMKTTTKKINESGKHNSKREKRKSPSDSPSSQVQRLMNTKDGAQQVPVLALHSDKEVRLCGKMKLQLFPLDVHTRQGLEKDGFHPYLELTLSSRKKVSSVLQHIHSKWGSSEIARGDPTLYPFDQSRLPSAPKWTANSSITIRDVYVAIGAPSLFRLRYGWSSETCNKTDEPPSPSTPGITCFPNVEPQNIFNNRRENGKQMFGLDSLTQVTDPPLSEHTPPDGPVESAAEKKMNDGSGPTFFQWDDGLTSLSIGGLLSEVSLKGNFGNGSKNSNANPTLWDENLTNISIGGLFSEASLQGRRGKEESTHNHNGNQQPSVSIGAFLSEASSRGEGSNKTWETRGATSQQPLPLISDSLDAFLVNQTTDQPRGPCHAPPPPEVSHSSILDAEDTCHAFSFRKRTTTSPKVLEQVNEETEEEQQKDESKPAKGLFGSGVFNQDSSLGFSGIKWADSRGPFDFGLSLSSRKFTNGDSVSFGAAVKDLREVESSEEKIKLQKH, encoded by the exons ATGAG AATGGCTAGAAAGAAGACTGAGAGTTCAACTGAATCCTCAAAGGAGATCAAAGCCAGAGGAAAATTCACCAGAGCCAATAAGTGTATGAAAACAACTACTAAGAAAATCAACGAGTCTG GAAAGCATAATAGTAAAAGAGAGAAGAGGAAGTCCCCTTCTGATTCTCCATCCTCCCAAGTTCAAAGGTTAATGAATACCAAAGACGGAGCTCAACAGGTACCTGTTCTTGCTCTCCATTCGGACAAAGAAGTTAGACTTTGTGGAAAAATGAAGTTGCAGCTCTTTCCCTTGGATGTTCATACACGTCAAGGATTAGAAAAG GATGGCTTTCACCCATATTTGGAACTCACTCTTAGCTCACGGAAGAAGGTTTCTTCAGTGCTTCAACACATTCACAGTAAGTGGGGCAGCTCAGAGATAGCTCGGGGAGATCCCACCTTGTACCCATTTGATCAATCGAGACTCCCTTCTGCTCCTAAATGGACAGCAAACAGCAGCATTACGATAAGGGATGTCTATGTGGCCATTGGAGCTCCATCCCTATTCCGCTTAAG GTATGGATGGTCCTCTGAGACTTGTAATAAAACAGATGAACCGCCATCTCCATCAACTCCGGGTATCACTTGTTTTCCAAATGTAGAACCTCAGAACATCTTCAATAACAGAAGAGAGAATGGAAAGCAGATGTTTGGTTTAGATAGCCTAACTCAAGTGACTGACCCGCCTCTCTCTGAACACACTCCACCTGATGGACCAGTCGAGTCAGCAGCG GAGAAGAAGATGAATGATGGATCTGGACCAACATTTTTTCAATGGGATGATGGTTTAACAAGCTTAAGTATTGGCGGCTTACTTTCCGAAGTATCTTTGAAGGGGAACTTCGGAAACGGTTCTAAAAATTCAAACGCGAACCCAACTCTCTGGGACGAAAATCTTACAAACATAAGCATTGGAGGTCTGTTTTCCGAGGCATCTTTACAAGGCAGACGCGGTAAAGAAGAATCAACTCATAATCATAACGGTAATCAGCAGCCAAGTGTTAGCATTGGAGCCTTTCTTTCCGAAGCATCATCACGAGGAGAGGGGAGTAACAAAACATGGGAGACCAGGGGAGCTACCTCACAACAACCATTACCTCTAATCTCTGATTCATTAGATGCATTCCTTGTGAACCAAACAACAGATCAGCCTCGAGGTCCATGTCATGCACCCCCTCCCCCCGAGGTGTCACATTCGTCTATACTCGACGCAGAAGACACATGCCATGCATTTTCATTCCGAAAGCGCACTACAACCTCACCCAAGGTTCTTGAGCAG GTAAATGAAGAAACTGAGGAGGAGCAACAGAAAGATGAATCGAAACCTGCAAAAGGGTTGTTTGGTTCAGGGGTGTTTAATCAGGACAGCAGCCTTGGATTTTCAGGAATCAAGTGG GCTGACTCACGAGGTCCATTTGATTTTGGCTTATCTTTGTCGTCCCGAAAGTTTACAAATGGGGACAGCGTAAGCTTTGGTGCTGCGGTAAAAGATCTACGGGAAGTGGAATCTTCAGAAGAAAAAATAAAGCTTCAAAAGCATTGA
- the LOC106331545 gene encoding ubiquitin carboxyl-terminal hydrolase 27 isoform X1, which produces MVPRRVSDTKAIVRILTQTFRASHLSVASLLGVAGFLYALKSGRFRNLNLLFSGTRQGDEDDDDDAILVPGLQNLGNNCFLNVILQALASCKDFRSYLQWVIDDASEAVSGQEDEQFPLTLALSDLLQELCTVGRRQSVSSPRQVMLALTHYVRNFNLTCQQDAAEALLHLISSLQEEIVVCYRPTKTSNLSDIMFSRNLRMVAAPSEEGLNDLKRWHKHLRGPFDGILGSTLMCRTCSSQISLEFQFFHTLPLSPLLYSGSSNIVLGCTLENCLKKFLGAEKVENYFCHRCWHVAAVKYLSAMRATEFNQTDIEKIKNCGGDDQCDCKASHHLLRMPWSNSYSFILKQLTIARFPKLLCIQVQRASLNMFGESVKLSGHIAFPLVLDLSLFSPSSIGLNIEKNDMSQYLNPEASSRNHGGMYRLVTVVEHFGMTGSGHYTVYRSVRVASQEEEDCEELRWFSISDSEVGRVSESDVLGAEASLLFYEKL; this is translated from the exons ATGGTTCCCCGTAGAGTTTCCGACACAAAGGCGATTGTCCGTATCCTCACCCAAACATTTAGGGCTTCGCACTTGTCCGTCGCCTCTCTACTCGGAGTAGCTGGTTTCTTATACGCCCTGAAGTCGGGTAGATTCCGCAACCTAAATCTCTTATTCTCTGGTACAAGACAAGGCGACGAAGATGATGATGATGATGCTATTCTCGTACCGGGCCTTCAAAATCTCGGCAACAATTGCTTCCTCAACGTCATCCTTCAG GCTCTCGCGAGCTGCAAAGACTTTCGGAGTTATCTTCAATGGGTTATAGATGATGCGAGTGAAGCTGTCTCAGGACAAGAAGATGAACAGTTCCCTCTTACGCTTGCTTTGTCTGATTTATTACAAG AGCTCTGCACTGTTGGAAGAAGACAATCTGTATCTAGCCCTCGTCAAGTCATGTTGGCATTGACTCATTACGTCAGAAACTTCAATTTGACATGTCAACAG GACGCAGCAGAAGCTCTTCTTCATCTTATCTCTTCTTTGCAAGAAGAGATTGTTGTTTGTTATCGTCCTACCAAAACTAGTAATCTTTCGGATATAATGTTTTCTCGCAACTTGAGGATGGTTGCTGCGCCTAGTGAAGAAGGTCTCAATGATTTGAAGAGATGGCACAAACATTTGCGTGGACCGTTCGATGGGATTCTTGGTAGTACGTTGATGTGTCGAACTTGTTCTTCTCAG ATTTCGTTGGAGTTTCAGTTTTTCCATACGTTGCCTCTTTCTCCTCTGCTATATAGTGGTAGTTCCAACATT GTGTTGGGATGCACTTTGGAGAATTGCTTGAAGAAGTTTCTTGGCGCTGAGAAAGTTGAAAACTACTTCTGCCATAGATGCTGGCATGTTGCTGCTGTGAAATATTTATCTGCGATGCGAGCAACTGAG TTTAATCAGACAGATATCGAAAAGATCAAGAACTGTGGTGGAGACGACCAATGTGACTGTAAAGCTTCTCATCATCTACTGAGAATGCCATGGTCAAACAGCTATTCCTTTATATTAAAGCAATTAACCATCGCCCGTTTCCCAAAG CTTCTATGCATTCAAGTGCAACGTGCTTCATTGAACATGTTTGGAGAGTCGGTCAAGCTATCG GGACATATTGCATTCCCGCTTGTCCTGGACCTCTCCTTATTTTCACCGTCTTCAATAGGATTAAACATAGAAAAGAATGATATGTCACAGTACTTAAATCCAGAAGCATCATCAAGAAACCATGGTGGCATGTATAGGCTTGTGACAGTGGTGGAACATTTTGGTATGACCGGAAGCGGACACTATACTGTTTATAGAAGTGTGAGAGTGGCATCACAAGAAGAAGAAGATTGTGAGGAATTGAGGTGGTTTAGTATATCTGATTCAGAAGTTGGCAGAGTATCGGAGAGTGATGTTCTTGGTGCTGAAGCTAGCTTGCTCTTCTATGAGAAGCTTTAA